One region of Chlorobiota bacterium genomic DNA includes:
- a CDS encoding PQQ-like beta-propeller repeat protein, which produces MEYSQLRLQFFTWCLVAFAACGGGAINDQSLPANMSGGAVADARRDNNYARFGNGTPAEKLRWTFVRGVHGGLLVPPLYLDRFRYALLTDRGELAIAEGDTTLHRFTFPNGEHPYPAIAADSAGTLYAVTTHGTLHAVGPDGAERWSKNLRQSDTNAILGYSQPLGMTDGVIIGTSAGTLTRFGSDGNPRWSVQFGAGISPQICHVNGAIVVALSHNDYSISDSLATLDAGTGARRSVVALAGVRVLSGPAVVGTATLVGAARRADDGTRQPFLLAVADGKEVWRRPLALLPRGISGDEFGNSYITGTGTTAEFTGGVLASFDAKGTQRWEKFFESELGAAAAVSGGYLYVVSRREGRMGLFTYTHTGEFAAFVPVANLLGVSSRISISPIAEPLLVAVDTCVVLRGVN; this is translated from the coding sequence ATGGAATACTCACAACTCCGTCTCCAATTTTTCACGTGGTGTTTGGTTGCTTTTGCCGCATGCGGTGGCGGGGCAATCAACGATCAATCGCTTCCGGCGAATATGTCCGGCGGCGCGGTTGCCGATGCCCGGCGCGATAACAACTACGCCCGGTTTGGCAACGGCACGCCTGCGGAAAAACTGCGGTGGACCTTCGTCCGCGGCGTGCATGGCGGGCTGCTGGTTCCGCCCCTCTATCTGGACCGCTTCCGCTACGCCCTGCTGACCGACCGCGGGGAATTGGCGATTGCCGAAGGGGACACCACGCTTCACCGATTCACCTTCCCCAACGGAGAACACCCATATCCGGCGATTGCTGCGGACTCTGCCGGGACGCTGTACGCCGTCACCACACACGGCACGCTGCACGCGGTTGGCCCCGATGGAGCTGAGCGATGGAGCAAAAATCTTCGCCAATCCGACACGAACGCCATCCTTGGCTACAGCCAGCCGCTGGGGATGACCGATGGAGTAATTATCGGGACCTCAGCCGGCACCCTTACCCGGTTCGGCAGCGATGGAAATCCGCGTTGGAGCGTGCAGTTTGGGGCCGGGATTTCCCCGCAGATCTGCCACGTCAACGGCGCGATCGTGGTTGCCCTTAGCCACAACGATTACTCCATTTCCGACAGCCTGGCCACGCTTGATGCGGGGACCGGAGCGCGGCGTTCGGTGGTTGCGCTGGCGGGGGTGCGGGTGCTGTCGGGGCCGGCGGTGGTGGGGACCGCAACGCTGGTTGGCGCTGCCCGCCGCGCCGATGACGGAACCCGCCAGCCGTTCCTGCTTGCTGTTGCCGACGGCAAAGAAGTATGGCGGCGGCCCCTTGCGTTGCTGCCGCGAGGAATCAGCGGAGATGAGTTTGGAAACAGCTATATCACCGGAACGGGGACCACGGCGGAGTTCACCGGAGGGGTGCTGGCATCGTTCGACGCGAAGGGAACCCAGCGTTGGGAGAAGTTTTTTGAATCGGAGCTGGGGGCGGCGGCGGCGGTCAGCGGTGGCTATCTCTATGTGGTCTCCCGCCGTGAGGGGCGGATGGGGCTGTTCACCTACACCCACACGGGGGAGTTCGCCGCCTTTGTCCCGGTGGCCAACCTTCTTGGTGTCTCCTCAAGAATCTCCATTTCCCCCATTGCCGAGCCGTTGCTGGTGGCGGTGGATACTTGCGTGGTGTTGCGGGGAGTTAATTAG
- a CDS encoding DNA-directed RNA polymerase subunit omega, with product MPIRPVDLKQATGEAGSIYEAIVIMSRRARQINDELRDNLQARIAEVANPNDDDTETANPDQLEVAREFDYIPKPTFLALDEMLDGDLEYRYREPQY from the coding sequence ATGCCGATCCGACCAGTAGATTTGAAGCAGGCAACCGGGGAAGCCGGAAGCATCTATGAGGCGATAGTCATCATGTCGCGCCGTGCTCGCCAAATCAACGACGAGCTGCGGGATAACTTGCAGGCGCGTATCGCCGAAGTTGCCAACCCCAACGACGACGACACCGAAACCGCCAACCCCGATCAACTTGAGGTTGCGCGGGAGTTCGATTACATCCCCAAGCCAACGTTCTTGGCGTTGGATGAGATGTTGGATGGCGACCTTGAGTATCGCTACCGCGAGCCGCAATACTAA
- the lexA gene encoding repressor LexA encodes MEGLTPRQASVLKFIENFMQKQMQPPTEREIAHHFRIHQSAVRKHLAALENKGKLMLRRDGRSRGIRLSDVAPTIPIPIVGTVAAGQPLLATENIDGTMMLDTSFVGSEEAFLLRVQGDSMIEAGIMEGDLLLVRRADSVRNGEIVVARIGEEATVKRFYDIAGKIVLEPANKNYRPIPVEDKENFHLEGRVVALIRNMDTFRMMHRGVGY; translated from the coding sequence ATGGAAGGATTGACTCCACGGCAAGCATCGGTTCTGAAATTCATCGAGAATTTTATGCAGAAGCAGATGCAGCCCCCAACCGAGCGGGAGATTGCTCACCATTTCCGCATTCATCAAAGTGCCGTGCGCAAACACCTTGCAGCCCTTGAAAATAAAGGGAAGTTGATGCTTCGCCGCGACGGGCGCAGCCGTGGCATCCGCCTTAGCGACGTTGCCCCCACCATCCCGATTCCTATCGTGGGAACCGTGGCCGCCGGCCAGCCATTGCTTGCCACCGAGAACATTGACGGCACGATGATGCTGGACACCAGCTTCGTTGGTTCGGAAGAAGCATTCCTGCTTCGGGTGCAGGGGGATTCGATGATTGAGGCGGGGATTATGGAAGGGGATCTGCTGCTGGTGCGCCGTGCCGACTCGGTCCGCAACGGTGAGATTGTGGTTGCCCGCATCGGCGAGGAAGCAACCGTAAAGCGGTTCTACGACATCGCCGGAAAAATTGTGCTGGAGCCGGCCAACAAAAACTACCGCCCGATTCCGGTGGAGGACAAGGAGAATTTCCATCTTGAAGGGCGTGTGGTGGCGTTGATTCGGAACATGGACACCTTCCGGATGATGCACCGGGGAGTTGGATACTGA
- a CDS encoding SOS response-associated peptidase, whose amino-acid sequence MCGRFSLTQDIAEFLRELGLSVPPELAHPRQYNIAPSQPVLGVVADPVPRLMVMEWGFLPAWAKPESDTKPVINARGETVAEKPFFRGAFRSARCALLADGFYEWKRTGTQKQPYRITLQGGNIFAMAGLWSARMVSDGSEQITCAVVTTGPNELMRPIHDRMPVILNPTDLAVWLDPKARQQELQQAIAPYPAEAMTAYPVSTAINNPRNDFAGVMEGV is encoded by the coding sequence ATGTGCGGACGCTTCAGCTTAACCCAGGACATTGCCGAGTTCCTTCGTGAACTTGGCTTAAGCGTCCCGCCGGAGCTTGCGCATCCGCGCCAGTACAACATTGCGCCCAGCCAGCCGGTGCTTGGCGTGGTGGCCGATCCGGTCCCACGATTGATGGTGATGGAGTGGGGTTTCCTTCCCGCCTGGGCCAAACCGGAAAGCGACACGAAGCCGGTGATAAACGCACGCGGGGAGACGGTGGCCGAAAAACCGTTTTTCCGTGGCGCGTTCCGAAGCGCCCGCTGCGCACTGCTGGCCGATGGCTTCTACGAATGGAAGCGAACGGGAACCCAGAAGCAGCCCTACCGCATCACCCTGCAAGGGGGGAACATTTTTGCAATGGCCGGGCTGTGGAGTGCCCGCATGGTTTCCGATGGAAGCGAGCAGATAACGTGCGCGGTGGTCACCACCGGTCCCAACGAACTGATGCGCCCCATCCACGACCGAATGCCGGTGATTCTGAACCCCACCGATTTGGCCGTATGGCTGGACCCCAAAGCACGCCAGCAAGAGCTTCAGCAAGCCATTGCCCCCTACCCCGCCGAAGCGATGACCGCTTACCCGGTAAGCACCGCAATCAACAATCCAAGAAACGATTTTGCAGGAGTGATGGAGGGGGTGTGA
- the gmk gene encoding guanylate kinase, whose protein sequence is MRRLLVLSAPSGAGKTTIARRLLERHPQWRFAVSATTRQRRPNEVEGKDYFFLDTAEFQQRIADGDLIEWEEVFGNLYGTLRSQIAQQLHTSEEDSRMIFDVDVKGALSIRAAFPEQAFLVFIAPPSLQELERRLRGRQTESVEVQQTRINRARMEMEMQGQFDAVVVNDSVERAVQEIEAMLQ, encoded by the coding sequence ATGAGGCGCCTGCTTGTTTTGTCGGCACCCAGCGGGGCGGGGAAGACAACGATTGCGCGGCGGCTGCTGGAACGCCACCCGCAATGGCGCTTTGCGGTATCGGCAACCACACGCCAGCGCAGGCCGAACGAGGTTGAGGGGAAAGATTATTTCTTCCTTGATACAGCAGAGTTCCAGCAGCGGATTGCCGACGGAGATTTGATTGAGTGGGAGGAGGTGTTCGGCAACTTGTACGGAACCTTGCGAAGCCAAATTGCCCAGCAGCTTCACACCTCCGAAGAAGATTCGCGCATGATCTTTGACGTTGATGTGAAAGGCGCGCTCTCAATCCGCGCAGCGTTTCCCGAACAGGCATTCCTGGTGTTTATCGCCCCGCCTTCGTTGCAGGAGCTTGAACGCCGGCTGCGTGGCCGGCAGACCGAAAGCGTGGAGGTCCAGCAAACCCGCATCAACCGCGCGCGAATGGAGATGGAGATGCAGGGCCAGTTCGATGCCGTTGTGGTGAACGATAGTGTGGAGCGGGCCGTGCAGGAGATTGAGGCGATGCTGCAATAA
- a CDS encoding T9SS type A sorting domain-containing protein → MRTSLTRLLLGLVLTSGAIHAQDIMDVTIPQIQQVAEADLAAGKLTSSLVGKKVRFVGVALASTVANRTTNDFRPLMTAGRRYVNFIQDTSATSFAGINVLTVDRRNAADSQAVKNTLFDRIDSGAVVRITGTVSQFPTTPDGANQITLANDAEVEILYQRSRPAPQPVTIADFYKLDGAAQTPQFATGAQYQGMLVELKNITVKESRVSTGNNGGRVTLVFVDEAGNEIRMRDQSGYYLARAAAQRIEYEGDVALANLKTVDTSEFYLNNFGTFAPPTVGSTITRLVGVISANQSSGSTIQFMITPIYPGDMEVGAIADELPAIFSVRRPMAFPKSSEAVTVTFVGSPRTNPLDKSSAKICFSVDGKTAECVDATATNDTTFTATIPAQAAESIVTYWATIADDKGNKQISPRDTGTYKYFYVVIDNRVAIYDVQYTPNLSGTSGVVGFEVEVGGTVVADISDIPGDSGASSGPDPMVVIQESGGAWSGISLRVKNTNGEIIPELAALKRGERVLVRGTVIEDFGMTLLENATIVDKQAGTQTPAPVNLTTAQIGTKPDGQNREAEKWESMVVQFQDVIVTDDIADASNFGEYMIANTSEKENYAAWTRVETDNSFTRYTTRTPDPETGKRKIATGDEFLAIAGVMVYTFNNFKLIPRKPGDYLTSGSAVRQTSIANATMAVVPNPTTGASVLQLTLPSATPVRVEVTNALGQPLQAVTTESRLEEGTHRLQLPTDGLPSGTLFVRVTTPDGVATLPVVVLP, encoded by the coding sequence ATGAGAACATCGCTTACCAGACTACTGCTTGGCTTGGTGCTAACCAGCGGAGCAATCCATGCCCAGGACATCATGGATGTCACCATCCCACAAATCCAACAGGTTGCCGAGGCGGATCTTGCTGCCGGGAAGCTGACCTCATCGCTGGTGGGGAAGAAAGTGCGGTTTGTGGGGGTGGCATTGGCTTCCACCGTTGCCAACCGCACCACGAACGATTTCCGCCCGCTGATGACCGCTGGCCGCCGCTACGTCAACTTCATCCAGGACACCAGCGCAACCTCCTTTGCGGGGATCAACGTGCTGACGGTTGACCGCCGGAACGCCGCCGATTCCCAAGCCGTAAAAAACACCCTGTTCGACCGGATCGACAGCGGCGCGGTGGTCCGCATCACCGGAACCGTTTCCCAATTCCCCACCACTCCCGACGGGGCCAACCAGATCACCCTTGCCAACGATGCCGAGGTGGAGATACTCTACCAACGCTCACGCCCCGCTCCGCAGCCGGTAACGATTGCCGATTTCTACAAGCTGGACGGCGCGGCACAAACGCCGCAGTTTGCAACCGGAGCGCAGTACCAGGGGATGCTGGTGGAGCTGAAAAATATCACCGTGAAGGAGAGCCGGGTCAGCACCGGAAACAACGGCGGGCGGGTGACGCTGGTGTTTGTTGATGAGGCCGGAAACGAGATCAGAATGCGCGACCAATCGGGATACTACCTTGCACGCGCGGCGGCCCAGCGGATTGAGTACGAAGGGGACGTTGCGCTGGCAAACCTGAAAACCGTTGACACCAGCGAGTTCTATCTGAACAACTTCGGGACCTTTGCCCCGCCAACCGTTGGCTCAACCATCACTCGGCTGGTTGGGGTTATTTCGGCCAACCAATCCAGCGGCTCCACCATCCAGTTTATGATAACGCCAATCTACCCGGGCGATATGGAAGTTGGCGCGATTGCCGACGAGCTTCCGGCCATTTTCTCGGTCCGCCGCCCAATGGCGTTCCCGAAATCATCGGAAGCGGTAACGGTGACGTTTGTTGGAAGCCCGCGCACCAATCCGCTGGATAAATCTTCCGCCAAAATCTGCTTCAGCGTGGATGGAAAAACCGCAGAGTGTGTGGACGCAACCGCCACCAACGACACCACGTTCACCGCCACCATTCCGGCGCAAGCGGCGGAGTCCATCGTCACCTACTGGGCAACCATTGCCGATGACAAAGGGAACAAGCAGATAAGCCCCCGCGACACCGGCACCTACAAGTATTTCTACGTGGTGATTGATAACCGCGTGGCGATTTACGACGTTCAATACACCCCGAACCTGAGCGGAACCAGCGGCGTTGTTGGGTTCGAGGTTGAGGTTGGCGGAACCGTTGTTGCCGACATCAGTGATATACCTGGCGACAGTGGCGCATCTTCCGGGCCGGACCCGATGGTGGTTATTCAGGAATCAGGGGGGGCGTGGAGCGGCATCAGCTTGCGGGTGAAAAACACCAACGGGGAGATTATCCCAGAGCTTGCCGCGCTGAAACGTGGGGAGCGCGTTTTGGTGCGCGGAACCGTGATAGAAGATTTTGGGATGACCCTGCTGGAAAACGCCACCATTGTTGACAAACAAGCCGGCACGCAAACCCCCGCCCCGGTGAACCTAACCACCGCGCAAATCGGAACGAAGCCAGACGGCCAAAACCGTGAGGCCGAGAAGTGGGAAAGCATGGTGGTGCAATTCCAAGATGTGATCGTCACCGACGACATCGCCGACGCATCGAACTTTGGCGAGTACATGATTGCCAACACCAGCGAGAAAGAAAACTACGCGGCCTGGACCCGTGTGGAGACCGACAACAGCTTTACCAGATACACCACACGAACCCCAGACCCAGAAACAGGGAAGAGGAAGATTGCTACGGGGGACGAATTTTTGGCAATCGCCGGGGTGATGGTGTACACGTTCAACAACTTCAAACTGATCCCCCGCAAGCCGGGTGATTACCTGACAAGCGGATCGGCAGTGCGCCAAACTTCCATTGCGAACGCTACCATGGCAGTGGTCCCGAACCCAACAACTGGGGCATCGGTGTTGCAGCTGACGTTGCCTTCTGCCACGCCGGTGCGTGTGGAAGTCACCAACGCTTTGGGCCAGCCGCTGCAGGCCGTCACCACCGAATCCCGTTTGGAAGAAGGGACCCACCGCTTGCAGCTTCCCACCGACGGGCTTCCGTCCGGAACGCTGTTCGTGCGGGTTACAACCCCCGACGGCGTTGCCACGCTGCCGGTTGTTGTGCTTCCGTAA
- a CDS encoding YicC family protein, protein MTGYGRSERSRDGVSVSVELRSLNSRFLEVITRTPRDLNPRENDIREIVRKIVNRGKINVSVNVEREQKATTGLKVDPDTVVAYKDALEQIKKAAKLKDTVSLDHLLQFRDLLIQPASEVSEDVQWELVAQAVEEAARALDTMRRNEGSELSRDITDRVASIGKMVDSVEKISREKIPQERQRLRERIAQLFENDEIDEQRLEFEIVILAEKLDVTEECVRFRSHAKFFMEAVNGPEPAGRKLGFLLQEMNREVTTIGSKSNDSEIAHLVVRAKEELEKIREQVQNIE, encoded by the coding sequence ATGACCGGCTACGGCCGAAGCGAGCGTTCACGCGACGGCGTTTCGGTTTCGGTGGAGCTTCGCAGCTTAAACAGCCGCTTCCTTGAAGTGATAACCCGCACCCCGCGCGATTTGAACCCGCGCGAGAATGACATCCGGGAGATCGTCCGAAAAATCGTCAACCGTGGGAAGATCAACGTCTCGGTGAATGTTGAGCGCGAGCAAAAAGCCACCACCGGATTGAAGGTGGACCCCGATACGGTGGTTGCCTACAAGGATGCGCTTGAGCAAATCAAAAAAGCCGCAAAGCTGAAGGATACCGTCAGCTTGGATCACCTGCTTCAGTTCCGCGATCTGCTAATCCAGCCCGCAAGCGAAGTCAGCGAAGATGTGCAGTGGGAGCTTGTTGCCCAGGCGGTGGAGGAAGCCGCACGCGCCCTGGATACGATGCGCCGCAACGAAGGAAGCGAGCTTTCCCGCGACATCACCGACCGTGTGGCAAGCATCGGCAAAATGGTGGATAGCGTGGAGAAGATCAGCCGCGAGAAAATCCCACAAGAACGCCAACGCCTGCGCGAACGCATCGCCCAACTGTTTGAGAACGATGAGATTGACGAGCAACGGCTAGAGTTCGAGATCGTGATCCTTGCCGAAAAACTTGACGTTACTGAGGAGTGCGTCCGCTTCCGTAGCCACGCAAAATTCTTCATGGAGGCCGTCAATGGCCCCGAGCCGGCGGGCCGCAAACTTGGGTTCCTGCTGCAGGAGATGAACCGCGAGGTGACGACCATCGGTTCCAAATCGAACGATTCCGAAATCGCACACCTTGTGGTCAGGGCCAAGGAGGAGCTGGAGAAAATCCGCGAACAGGTGCAGAATATCGAATGA